In a genomic window of Armatimonadia bacterium:
- a CDS encoding PHP domain-containing protein produces the protein MRVGRDYHIHTFYQRCGNETLTVPNIIRKAERCRLTSIAITDHLNRLEQLEAFKFIKADIEAVETPIKVYFGTELNFQGCDGEFAYSAKIHEEYGFEVVIGGIHSTYTDTENKRELLDLQHRHFMRTLQNPLLDVLVHPFWFPRKEVEFHSPLWWEEFVAEIPQEYIDAWAETSRKNRCAIELNVDAIFFYPAMSARFKANYVDMVQRLQEAGAIFSVASDSHDINQLGATDYAEGLMDGLRIPDEQRWTPESR, from the coding sequence ATGCGCGTCGGTAGGGACTACCACATTCACACGTTCTACCAGCGGTGCGGCAATGAGACACTGACGGTGCCCAACATCATCCGCAAAGCCGAGAGATGCAGACTGACGTCGATCGCGATCACAGATCACCTGAACCGCCTGGAGCAACTTGAGGCCTTCAAGTTCATCAAGGCCGACATCGAAGCCGTCGAGACACCGATCAAGGTGTACTTTGGCACCGAGCTTAACTTCCAGGGCTGCGACGGCGAGTTCGCCTACAGCGCCAAGATCCACGAGGAGTACGGGTTCGAGGTGGTCATCGGCGGCATCCACTCGACCTACACCGACACCGAGAACAAGCGCGAACTGCTCGACCTGCAGCATCGGCACTTCATGAGGACCCTCCAGAACCCCTTGCTGGACGTCCTCGTTCACCCGTTCTGGTTCCCGCGCAAGGAAGTCGAGTTCCACTCGCCCCTCTGGTGGGAGGAGTTCGTCGCCGAGATCCCCCAAGAGTACATCGACGCCTGGGCCGAGACAAGCCGCAAGAACCGCTGCGCCATCGAGCTAAACGTAGACGCAATCTTCTTCTATCCGGCGATGTCGGCCCGCTTCAAGGCCAACTATGTCGATATGGTGCAACGTCTCCAGGAGGCCGGCGCGATCTTCTCGGTGGCGAGTGACTCACACGACATCAACCAATTGGGCGCCACTGACTACGCCGAGGGCCTGATGGACGGCCTGCGCATCCCGGACGAGCAGCGCTGGACGCCGGAGAGCCGCTAG